In Fluviicola taffensis DSM 16823, the following are encoded in one genomic region:
- a CDS encoding OmpA family protein translates to MKNKLFILFLIGCPSLFGQDTLRLANQVKVVNIVDRFNQITGPDIHCGDSLKSLLAKMEELSLLNKELTDRNKVLSDTLQKFKQWLYLSDRNFIVEKYGETTSKTTYTDEQYQDFRDNYFLKKFLHQEGAVLVFFPYKKWSINLSFYQEIDDLVNQYFNHKGSSFKINAYSDSHGSEESNLKLSKDRAKFIRNYLINEKKVDARDIQTEGKGSKSKERITEPDLDFMNRRAVIILNKN, encoded by the coding sequence ATGAAAAATAAGCTCTTCATCTTATTCTTAATCGGGTGTCCTTCCCTTTTCGGGCAGGACACCCTTCGTTTAGCCAACCAGGTAAAAGTGGTTAACATTGTTGATCGATTCAATCAAATTACAGGTCCGGATATCCATTGCGGTGATTCATTAAAATCACTATTGGCAAAAATGGAAGAGTTATCCCTATTAAACAAAGAGTTAACTGATCGAAACAAGGTTCTTTCAGATACTTTGCAAAAATTCAAACAATGGCTCTATCTTTCCGACCGGAATTTCATTGTTGAGAAATATGGTGAAACAACTTCAAAAACAACATATACGGATGAGCAATATCAAGACTTCAGGGACAATTACTTTCTGAAAAAGTTTTTACATCAGGAAGGTGCTGTTTTGGTGTTTTTCCCCTACAAAAAATGGAGTATCAATTTAAGTTTCTATCAGGAGATCGATGATTTGGTCAATCAATACTTCAACCATAAAGGTTCCAGTTTTAAAATCAACGCTTATTCAGATTCCCATGGTTCGGAGGAAAGCAACCTTAAACTGTCAAAAGACCGTGCTAAATTTATTCGAAATTATCTGATCAACGAAAAAAAGGTAGATGCCCGGGATATCCAGACAGAAGGTAAAGGCTCCAAATCAAAGGAACGAATCACTGAACCCGATTTGGATTTTATGAATCGAAGAGCGGTGATCATTTTGAACAAAAACTAA
- a CDS encoding PorP/SprF family type IX secretion system membrane protein, whose translation MKKLVLLALIYSGYSSAQIQTQDFYSFRMDNMFQVNPAYANYSKGVLINLGGIAQTQGVDFNNKNAYLGISSKISKNQGLGGSVITDMRGAFQTTKATISYAYTAPFNESSNLTFGLSSGIMNYGMNSSRIEGYEYIDQTDPTLNRNYYNRTQFVAGIGLLFRWKELDVSFSLPHLITTNNPANAYINTVAEYRFKTGQQFKVAPSLVYQHLPVLGNLFTGYVKGSFKDVAWLKVGYQSNNSLHTMVGFNLDNFGIGYGFRFNNSTFNNLAFGLHELSISFKIGNKKEKGLYNPTLVEIDHRLTKLQTRKITPENRPEIIEEVRRIKQLMENTSVNTSTPQAAEEATEYLRKIETKLIELQAKLNEK comes from the coding sequence ATGAAAAAATTAGTTTTACTTGCACTCATTTACTCGGGTTATTCAAGTGCTCAAATACAAACACAGGATTTCTACTCTTTTCGAATGGACAATATGTTCCAGGTAAATCCGGCTTACGCCAATTATTCGAAAGGTGTATTGATTAATTTGGGCGGTATTGCTCAAACACAAGGGGTGGATTTTAACAACAAAAACGCTTATTTAGGTATTTCTTCCAAAATTTCCAAAAATCAGGGACTCGGTGGAAGTGTTATTACGGATATGCGAGGAGCCTTTCAGACAACTAAGGCAACCATTTCATATGCCTATACCGCTCCATTTAATGAAAGTTCCAATCTAACATTTGGATTATCCTCCGGAATCATGAATTATGGAATGAACAGCTCCCGAATCGAAGGATACGAATACATTGATCAAACGGATCCGACTTTGAACCGGAATTACTACAACCGAACTCAGTTTGTTGCCGGCATCGGCTTGCTTTTCCGCTGGAAAGAACTGGATGTGAGTTTTTCTCTTCCTCATTTGATCACTACCAATAATCCGGCAAATGCCTATATCAATACAGTTGCAGAATACCGTTTCAAAACAGGTCAACAATTTAAAGTGGCGCCATCATTGGTTTATCAACATCTGCCTGTTTTAGGGAATCTATTTACCGGCTACGTCAAAGGTTCATTCAAAGATGTTGCCTGGTTGAAAGTTGGGTATCAAAGTAACAACTCATTACACACCATGGTCGGATTCAACCTGGATAATTTTGGAATCGGATATGGATTTCGATTCAACAACTCAACATTCAATAATCTTGCTTTTGGTCTGCATGAACTATCCATTTCCTTCAAAATCGGAAATAAAAAAGAAAAAGGGCTGTACAATCCTACGCTTGTTGAAATCGATCACCGCTTAACCAAATTACAAACCCGGAAGATCACCCCTGAAAATCGTCCGGAAATCATAGAAGAAGTGAGGAGAATTAAACAATTGATGGAGAATACGAGCGTCAATACCTCTACTCCGCAGGCCGCAGAAGAAGCCACCGAATACCTCCGAAAAATTGAAACAAAACTCATTGAATTACAAGCAAAATTGAATGAAAAATAA